One stretch of Streptomyces sp. NBC_01142 DNA includes these proteins:
- a CDS encoding citrate synthase 2 codes for MSDFVPGLEGVVAFETEIAEPDKEGGSLRYRGVDIEDLVGQVSFGNVWGLLVDGAFNPGLPPAEPFPIPVHSGDIRVDVQSALAMLAPVWGMKPLLDIDEAQARDDLARAAVMALSYVAQSARGQGLPMVPQKEIDKAESVVERFMIRWRGEPDPRHVKAVDAYWTSAAEHGMNASTFTARVIASTGADVAAALSGAVGAMSGPLHGGAPSRVLGMIEEIERTGDATAYVKRALDKGERLMGFGHRVYRAEDPRARVLRRTAKELDAPRYEVAEALERAALEELHNRRPDRVLATNVEFWAAIMLDFAEVPAHMFTSMFTCARTAGWSAHILEQKRTGRLVRPSATYIGPGTRDPREISGYEDIANLAG; via the coding sequence ATGTCCGACTTCGTACCTGGACTCGAAGGAGTCGTCGCGTTCGAAACGGAGATCGCCGAACCCGACAAGGAGGGCGGCTCGCTGCGCTACCGGGGCGTCGACATCGAGGACCTGGTGGGCCAGGTCTCCTTCGGAAACGTGTGGGGCCTGCTGGTCGACGGCGCCTTCAATCCCGGTCTGCCGCCCGCCGAGCCCTTCCCGATTCCGGTGCACTCCGGCGACATCCGGGTCGATGTGCAGTCGGCGCTGGCGATGCTCGCCCCGGTGTGGGGCATGAAACCGCTGCTGGACATCGACGAGGCCCAGGCCCGCGACGACCTTGCGAGGGCCGCCGTGATGGCGCTGTCGTACGTCGCCCAGTCGGCGCGCGGGCAGGGGCTGCCGATGGTCCCGCAGAAGGAGATCGACAAGGCGGAGTCCGTCGTCGAGCGCTTCATGATCCGCTGGCGCGGCGAGCCGGACCCCCGGCACGTCAAGGCCGTGGACGCGTACTGGACGTCCGCCGCCGAGCACGGAATGAACGCCTCCACCTTCACCGCTCGCGTGATCGCATCGACGGGTGCGGACGTCGCGGCGGCGCTCTCGGGCGCGGTGGGCGCCATGTCGGGCCCGCTGCACGGTGGTGCTCCCTCCCGTGTGCTCGGGATGATCGAGGAGATCGAGCGCACGGGCGACGCCACGGCGTATGTGAAGCGCGCCCTGGACAAGGGCGAGCGGCTGATGGGCTTCGGACACCGCGTCTACCGCGCCGAGGACCCGCGCGCCCGGGTGCTGCGGCGTACGGCCAAGGAGCTGGACGCGCCGCGCTACGAGGTGGCGGAGGCGCTGGAGAGGGCCGCGCTGGAGGAGCTGCACAACCGTCGCCCGGACCGCGTCCTGGCGACGAACGTGGAGTTCTGGGCGGCGATCATGCTGGACTTCGCGGAGGTCCCGGCGCACATGTTCACGTCGATGTTCACCTGCGCGCGTACGGCGGGCTGGTCGGCGCACATCCTGGAGCAGAAGCGCACGGGCCGGCTGGTGCGGCCGTCCGCGACGTACATCGGGCCCGGGACGCGCGACCCTCGCGAGATCTCCGGCTACGAGGACATCGCGAACCTGGCCGGCTGA
- a CDS encoding TetR/AcrR family transcriptional regulator, translating into MGVVTAPKQDRSRVTRQRLLEAAVACLAEVGWAGSTVSVVAERAGVSRGAAQHHFPTREDLFTAAVEYVAEERSQALRELPTQDRTAVVAALVDLYTGPLFRAALHLWVAACNEEQLRTRVTELEARVGRETHRIAVQLLDADESRPGVRETVQGLLDMARGLGLANLLTDDAARRQRVVAQWAAHVEEGLRDHG; encoded by the coding sequence ATGGGTGTGGTGACAGCTCCCAAGCAGGACCGCAGCCGGGTGACCCGGCAGCGGCTGCTGGAAGCCGCGGTGGCCTGCCTCGCCGAAGTCGGCTGGGCGGGCTCGACCGTCTCGGTGGTCGCCGAGCGGGCCGGAGTCTCGCGGGGCGCGGCACAGCACCACTTCCCGACCAGGGAGGACCTGTTCACGGCGGCGGTCGAGTACGTCGCCGAGGAACGCTCCCAGGCACTGCGCGAGCTGCCGACGCAGGACCGGACAGCGGTCGTCGCGGCCCTCGTCGACCTCTACACCGGGCCGCTGTTCCGCGCCGCACTCCACCTCTGGGTCGCCGCCTGCAACGAGGAGCAACTGCGCACGCGCGTCACGGAGCTGGAGGCGCGCGTCGGCCGTGAGACGCACCGGATCGCCGTCCAGCTGCTGGACGCGGACGAGTCACGGCCCGGCGTACGCGAAACGGTCCAGGGCCTGCTCGACATGGCCCGCGGCCTGGGCCTGGCCAACCTCCTCACCGACGACGCCGCCCGCCGTCAGAGGGTGGTGGCACAGTGGGCGGCTCATGTCGAGGAGGGGCTGAGGGACCATGGGTGA
- a CDS encoding enoyl-CoA hydratase family protein, whose product MTLVATAHERGITTLTLDSPANRNALSARLVGELGEALTDCGKDDSVRAVILTHTGSTFSAGADLKAPPNPYTFVALLRQIVTLPKPVVARVTGHARAGGLGLLGACDLAAAASAADFAFTEVRIGVAPAVISLPLLPRMDPRAAERYYLTGERFDAAEAVRAGLLTLAADDVDAALAPVLDGLRKASPQGLNAAKQLVTARVLETFDRDAEDLVQRSASLFASAEAREGMTAFLERRDPAWVW is encoded by the coding sequence GTGACACTCGTCGCGACCGCACACGAGCGCGGGATCACCACCCTGACGCTGGACTCGCCCGCGAACCGCAACGCCCTGTCGGCGCGGCTCGTCGGTGAGCTCGGCGAGGCGCTGACCGACTGCGGCAAGGACGACTCCGTACGGGCCGTCATCCTCACCCACACCGGCTCCACCTTCAGCGCCGGCGCCGATCTGAAGGCCCCGCCCAATCCGTACACCTTCGTCGCGCTGCTGCGGCAGATCGTCACGCTGCCCAAACCCGTGGTGGCCCGTGTCACCGGCCACGCACGGGCCGGGGGGCTCGGCCTCCTCGGCGCCTGCGACCTCGCGGCCGCCGCGAGCGCCGCCGACTTCGCGTTCACGGAGGTACGCATCGGGGTCGCGCCCGCCGTCATCTCACTGCCCCTGCTGCCGCGCATGGATCCGCGCGCGGCCGAGCGCTACTACCTCACCGGGGAGCGCTTCGACGCGGCGGAGGCCGTCCGCGCCGGGCTGCTCACCCTTGCCGCCGACGATGTGGACGCGGCGCTCGCGCCGGTGCTCGACGGACTGCGCAAAGCGTCGCCGCAGGGGCTGAACGCGGCGAAGCAGCTGGTCACGGCTAGGGTGCTGGAGACCTTCGACCGGGACGCCGAAGACCTGGTGCAGCGCTCCGCCTCGCTCTTCGCGTCGGCGGAAGCGCGCGAGGGCATGACGGCCTTCCTCGAACGACGGGACCCCGCATGGGTGTGGTGA
- a CDS encoding 4-coumarate--CoA ligase family protein → MVFHSAYADVQAVSQPIHEVVLGRAAAEYGDTIALVDGMNGITVTYAQLDMFHRRIAASLADAGLRKGDVLALHSPNTVAYPSVFYGATRAGASVTTVHPLATAEEFAKQLRDSSARWIVTVSPLLEIARRAAELVAGIEEIFVCDRADGHVSILDMLGSTAPEPDIAIDPSEDIAALPYSSGTTGVPKGVMLTHRSIATNLAQLDPMIPMGPGDRILAVLPFFHIYGLTALMNAPLSHGATVVVLPRFDLDTFLAAIEKHRINGLYVAPPIVLALAKHPAVAQYDLGSLEYIVSAAAPLDARLGEACSARLGLPPVRQAYGMTELSPGTHVVPLAATAPPPGAVGQLLPNTEMRILSLDGPDGAGKDLGVGEEGEIAIRGPQVMKGYLGRPEATADMIDDEGWVHTGDIGRVDADGWLFVVDRVKELIKYKGFQVAPAELEALLLTHEGIADAAVIGVYDADGNEIPKAYVVRQPTAQDAGELSEDDVLAYVAERVAPYKKVRRVEFIGGVPRAASGKILRRELRDRERENT, encoded by the coding sequence ATGGTGTTTCACAGCGCGTACGCCGATGTCCAAGCCGTCTCACAGCCCATTCACGAGGTGGTCCTCGGCCGGGCCGCCGCCGAGTACGGCGACACGATCGCCCTCGTCGACGGCATGAACGGCATCACCGTCACCTACGCCCAGCTCGACATGTTCCACCGGCGGATCGCCGCCTCGCTCGCCGACGCCGGCCTGCGCAAGGGCGACGTCCTGGCCCTGCACAGCCCCAACACCGTCGCGTACCCCTCCGTCTTCTACGGCGCCACACGCGCCGGCGCGTCCGTCACCACCGTCCATCCGCTCGCCACGGCGGAGGAGTTCGCCAAGCAGCTCCGTGACTCCTCCGCCCGCTGGATCGTCACCGTCTCACCGCTCCTGGAGATCGCCCGCAGGGCCGCCGAACTCGTCGCCGGCATAGAGGAGATCTTCGTCTGCGACCGCGCCGACGGGCATGTGAGCATCCTCGACATGCTCGGCTCGACCGCACCCGAGCCGGACATCGCCATCGACCCGTCCGAGGACATCGCGGCCCTGCCGTACTCCTCCGGCACCACCGGCGTCCCCAAGGGCGTGATGCTCACCCACCGCTCCATCGCCACCAACCTCGCCCAGCTCGACCCGATGATCCCGATGGGCCCCGGCGACCGCATCCTCGCCGTACTGCCCTTCTTCCACATCTACGGCCTCACCGCCCTGATGAACGCACCGCTCAGCCACGGCGCCACCGTCGTCGTACTGCCCCGCTTCGACCTCGACACCTTCCTCGCGGCGATCGAGAAGCACCGCATCAACGGCCTGTACGTGGCCCCGCCGATCGTCCTCGCCCTCGCCAAGCACCCGGCCGTCGCGCAGTACGACCTCGGCTCGCTGGAGTACATCGTCAGCGCGGCCGCCCCGCTCGACGCCCGGCTCGGGGAAGCCTGCTCGGCGCGGCTGGGCCTCCCGCCGGTCCGGCAGGCGTACGGCATGACCGAGCTCTCGCCCGGCACCCACGTCGTACCGCTCGCCGCGACGGCGCCGCCCCCCGGAGCCGTAGGACAGCTCCTGCCCAACACCGAGATGCGCATCCTCTCCCTCGACGGCCCGGACGGGGCCGGCAAGGATCTCGGCGTCGGCGAGGAGGGCGAGATCGCGATCCGCGGCCCGCAGGTGATGAAGGGCTACCTCGGCCGCCCCGAAGCCACCGCCGACATGATCGACGACGAGGGGTGGGTGCACACCGGCGACATCGGGCGGGTCGACGCCGACGGCTGGCTGTTCGTCGTCGACCGGGTCAAGGAACTCATCAAGTACAAGGGCTTCCAGGTCGCCCCCGCAGAACTGGAGGCCCTGCTGCTCACCCACGAAGGCATCGCGGACGCGGCGGTGATCGGGGTGTACGACGCGGACGGGAACGAGATCCCGAAGGCGTACGTCGTACGGCAGCCGACCGCACAGGACGCCGGGGAGCTCAGCGAGGACGACGTCCTCGCCTACGTCGCCGAGCGCGTCGCTCCGTACAAGAAGGTCCGCCGCGTCGAGTTCATCGGCGGCGTACCGCGCGCCGCCTCGGGGAAGATCCTCAGGCGTGAACTGAGGGACCGGGAAAGGGAGAACACGTGA
- a CDS encoding acyl-CoA dehydrogenase family protein encodes MNIESEENKALRAAVAALGQRHGRGYVREELWAEAAKLGYLGVNLPEEHGGGGGGMAELSLVLEELGAAGCPLLMMIVSPAICGTVIARFGTDEQKRTWLPGLADGSLTMAFGITEPDAGSNSHRITTTARKTDDGWTLNGRKVFISGVDIADATLIVGRTEDSRTGTLKPCLFIVPRDAEGFRRSQIDMELDAQEKQFELVLDDVRLPGDALVGDEDAGLLQLFAGLNPERIMTAAFAIGMGRYALAKAVEYAKDRQVWKAPIGAHQAIAHPLAQAHIELELARLMMQKAAALYDAGDDTGAGEAANMAKYAAGEACVKAVDQAVHTLGGNGLTREYGLASLVTAARVARIAPVSREMVLNYVSHQSLGLPKSY; translated from the coding sequence ATGAACATCGAGTCGGAAGAGAACAAGGCACTGCGTGCCGCCGTCGCCGCCCTCGGGCAGCGGCACGGCCGGGGATACGTACGCGAAGAGCTGTGGGCCGAGGCCGCCAAGCTCGGCTACCTCGGCGTCAACCTCCCCGAGGAGCACGGCGGCGGAGGCGGCGGCATGGCCGAACTCTCCCTCGTGCTCGAAGAGCTGGGAGCGGCAGGCTGCCCGCTGCTCATGATGATCGTCTCGCCCGCCATCTGCGGCACCGTCATCGCCCGCTTCGGCACCGACGAGCAGAAGCGCACCTGGCTCCCCGGCCTCGCCGACGGCAGCCTCACCATGGCCTTCGGCATCACCGAGCCGGACGCCGGGTCGAACTCCCACCGGATCACCACCACCGCCCGCAAGACCGACGACGGCTGGACCCTCAACGGCCGCAAGGTCTTCATCTCGGGCGTCGACATCGCCGACGCGACCCTCATCGTGGGCCGCACCGAGGACTCGCGCACCGGCACGCTCAAGCCCTGCCTCTTCATCGTCCCCCGCGACGCCGAAGGCTTCCGGCGCTCGCAGATCGACATGGAACTGGACGCCCAGGAGAAGCAGTTCGAGCTCGTCCTCGACGATGTCCGTCTCCCCGGCGACGCCCTCGTCGGCGACGAGGACGCCGGTCTCCTCCAGCTCTTCGCCGGGCTCAACCCCGAGCGCATCATGACCGCCGCCTTCGCCATCGGCATGGGGCGGTACGCGCTCGCCAAAGCCGTCGAGTACGCGAAGGACCGCCAGGTCTGGAAGGCCCCCATCGGCGCCCACCAGGCCATCGCCCACCCCCTCGCCCAGGCCCACATCGAACTCGAACTCGCCCGGCTGATGATGCAGAAGGCCGCCGCGCTCTACGACGCGGGCGACGACACCGGCGCCGGCGAGGCCGCCAACATGGCCAAGTACGCGGCCGGCGAAGCCTGTGTGAAGGCTGTCGACCAGGCTGTCCACACGCTCGGCGGCAACGGCCTCACCCGTGAGTACGGCCTGGCCTCCCTCGTCACCGCCGCCCGGGTTGCCCGGATCGCCCCGGTCAGCCGCGAGATGGTCCTCAATTACGTATCCCACCAGTCCCTGGGTCTCCCCAAGTCGTACTGA
- a CDS encoding biotin carboxylase N-terminal domain-containing protein, protein MISSVLVANRGEIACRVFRTCRELGISTVAVYSDADAGALHVREADAAVRLPGSAPADTYLRGDLIVKAALAAGADVVHPGYGFLSENAEFARAVGDAGLLWIGPPPEAIEAMASKTRAKELMGGAPLDPGQVTEADLPLLVKAAAGGGGRGMRIVRELAVLGEEWEAARSEAVSAFGDGEVFLEPYIERGRHVEVQILADAHGTVWALGTRDCSLQRRHQKVIEESPAPGLPAALVESLHTSAVTAARAVGYRGAGTVEFLVSPQGHAHFLEMNTRLQVEHPVTEAVFGVDLVALQLRVAEGTALPANPPAPSGHAVEARLYAEDPSKNWTPQTGVLHALEVPGDAPWVRVDTGYTDGDSIGVHYDPVIAKVIAWAPTREEAVRRLAHALRRARVHGPVTNRRLLVRSLEHPEFTGAQLDTGFYERHLDALTAPADGEPHAAVAAALADAAGRPGTTVASRLGGWRNVASQPQVKVYGDHEVRYRRTRDGFEVADAPGVRVLGVAPHRVRLEIDGVVRSFDVTDHGDGHVHVDSATGAHALAVQPRFADPQDRTPPGSLLAPMPGTVVRVGEGLAEGVRVTQGQPLVWLEAMKMEHRIVSPASGTLAALHAVPGRQVEVGALLAVVQEAQEDAAS, encoded by the coding sequence GTGATCTCTTCTGTACTTGTCGCCAACCGGGGCGAGATCGCCTGCCGGGTCTTTCGAACCTGCCGTGAGCTGGGCATCTCGACGGTCGCGGTGTACTCCGACGCGGATGCGGGAGCGCTGCACGTGCGGGAGGCGGATGCGGCGGTACGGCTGCCGGGTTCGGCGCCCGCCGACACGTATCTGCGCGGTGACCTGATCGTGAAGGCGGCGCTGGCGGCGGGCGCGGACGTGGTGCACCCGGGGTACGGGTTCCTGTCCGAGAACGCGGAGTTCGCGCGGGCGGTGGGGGACGCCGGGCTGCTGTGGATCGGGCCGCCGCCGGAGGCGATCGAGGCGATGGCGTCCAAGACGCGGGCGAAGGAACTGATGGGGGGCGCGCCGCTGGACCCCGGGCAGGTCACCGAGGCGGATCTGCCGCTGCTGGTGAAGGCGGCGGCGGGCGGTGGCGGCCGGGGCATGCGGATCGTCCGCGAACTCGCCGTGCTGGGCGAGGAGTGGGAGGCCGCCCGGTCCGAGGCCGTGTCCGCCTTCGGTGACGGCGAGGTGTTCCTGGAGCCGTACATCGAACGCGGCCGCCATGTCGAGGTCCAGATCCTGGCGGACGCGCACGGCACGGTGTGGGCGCTGGGTACACGCGACTGCTCGCTCCAGCGCAGGCACCAGAAGGTCATCGAGGAGTCCCCGGCGCCCGGCCTGCCCGCCGCCCTTGTGGAGTCCCTCCACACGTCGGCGGTGACGGCCGCCCGGGCGGTGGGCTACCGGGGAGCGGGGACGGTGGAGTTCCTGGTCTCCCCCCAGGGCCACGCGCACTTCCTGGAGATGAACACCCGCCTCCAGGTCGAACACCCGGTGACGGAGGCGGTGTTCGGCGTGGACCTGGTCGCGCTCCAACTCCGCGTCGCGGAGGGTACGGCCCTGCCGGCGAACCCTCCGGCGCCGAGCGGCCACGCGGTGGAGGCACGGCTCTACGCGGAGGACCCGTCGAAGAACTGGACCCCCCAGACGGGCGTGCTGCACGCGCTGGAGGTCCCCGGGGATGCCCCGTGGGTCCGCGTCGACACCGGGTACACCGACGGGGACTCCATCGGCGTGCACTACGACCCCGTGATCGCCAAGGTCATCGCCTGGGCCCCCACCCGGGAGGAGGCCGTGCGGCGGCTCGCCCATGCCCTGCGGCGCGCGCGCGTGCACGGGCCCGTCACCAACCGGCGGCTCCTCGTACGGTCCCTGGAGCACCCGGAGTTCACGGGCGCGCAGCTCGACACCGGGTTCTACGAACGCCACCTCGACGCGCTCACCGCCCCCGCCGACGGGGAACCGCACGCAGCCGTGGCCGCCGCCCTGGCGGATGCGGCCGGCCGGCCGGGGACGACCGTGGCATCGCGGCTAGGAGGGTGGCGGAACGTCGCCTCGCAGCCCCAGGTCAAGGTCTACGGAGACCACGAGGTCCGCTACCGCCGCACCCGTGACGGGTTCGAGGTCGCCGACGCGCCCGGGGTGCGCGTCCTCGGTGTCGCACCCCACCGCGTCCGTCTCGAGATCGACGGGGTCGTACGGTCCTTCGACGTCACCGACCACGGCGACGGGCACGTCCACGTGGACAGCGCCACCGGCGCCCACGCCCTCGCCGTACAGCCCCGGTTCGCCGACCCGCAGGACAGAACGCCGCCGGGGTCGTTGCTCGCGCCCATGCCCGGGACCGTCGTCCGGGTCGGGGAAGGGCTGGCCGAAGGGGTCCGGGTGACCCAGGGGCAGCCCCTCGTCTGGCTGGAGGCCATGAAGATGGAGCACCGCATCGTCTCGCCCGCCTCCGGCACGCTCGCCGCGCTCCACGCCGTCCCCGGCCGCCAGGTCGAGGTCGGTGCCCTGCTCGCCGTCGTACAGGAAGCACAGGAGGACGCCGCGTCATGA
- a CDS encoding acyl-CoA carboxylase subunit beta, which translates to MTVLASALDPAGPEYAAHRDTMLGKLAELEAEHAKALAGGGEKYVARHRKRGKLLARERIELLLDPDTPFLELSPLAAWGSASPEYTVGASMVTGIGVVEGVECLITANDPTVRGGASNPWTLKKALRAHEIAYANRLPCISLVESGGADLPSQKEIFIPGGALFRDLTRLSAAGIPTLAVVFGNSTAGGAYVPGMSDHTIMIKERSKVFLGGPPLVKMATGEESDDESLGGAEMHARTSGLADYFAVDEADALRQARRVVARLNWRKAHADPGPAEPPKYPEEELLGIVPGDLKTPFDPREVVARIVDGSDFDEFKPLYGPSLVTGWASLHGYPVGVLANAQGVLFSAESQKAAQFIQLANQRDVPLLFLHNTTGYMVGKEYEQGGIIKHGAMMINAVSNSRVPHLSVLMGASYGAGHYGMCGRAYDPRFLFAWPSSKSAVMGPQQLAGVLSIVARASAAAKGQPYDDEADAGLRAMVEQQIEAESLPHFLSGRLYDDGVIDPRDTRTVLGLCLSAIHTAPVEGARGGFGVFRM; encoded by the coding sequence GTGACCGTGCTCGCCTCGGCTCTCGACCCCGCGGGCCCCGAATACGCCGCCCACCGCGACACCATGCTCGGCAAGCTCGCCGAGCTGGAGGCCGAGCACGCCAAGGCGCTCGCGGGCGGCGGCGAGAAGTACGTCGCCCGGCACCGAAAGCGCGGCAAGCTGCTCGCGCGGGAGCGGATCGAGCTGCTGCTCGACCCCGACACCCCCTTCCTGGAGCTGTCGCCGCTCGCCGCGTGGGGCAGCGCCTCCCCCGAGTACACAGTCGGCGCGTCCATGGTCACCGGGATCGGGGTGGTGGAGGGCGTCGAGTGCCTGATCACGGCCAACGACCCGACCGTACGCGGCGGCGCGTCCAACCCCTGGACGCTGAAGAAGGCCCTGCGTGCCCATGAGATCGCGTACGCCAACCGGCTGCCGTGCATCTCCCTCGTCGAGTCGGGCGGCGCGGATCTGCCGTCCCAGAAGGAGATCTTCATCCCGGGCGGGGCGCTGTTCCGGGACCTCACACGGCTGTCCGCGGCCGGTATTCCGACGCTCGCGGTCGTCTTCGGGAACTCGACGGCGGGCGGGGCGTACGTCCCCGGAATGTCCGACCACACCATCATGATCAAGGAGCGGTCGAAGGTCTTCCTCGGCGGACCGCCGCTGGTGAAGATGGCGACGGGGGAGGAGAGCGACGACGAGTCGCTCGGCGGCGCGGAGATGCACGCCCGTACCTCCGGTCTCGCCGACTACTTCGCCGTCGACGAGGCGGATGCGCTGCGGCAGGCGCGGCGGGTGGTCGCCCGCCTCAACTGGCGCAAGGCGCACGCCGATCCGGGACCGGCAGAGCCGCCGAAGTACCCGGAGGAGGAGCTGCTCGGGATCGTCCCGGGAGACCTCAAGACGCCGTTCGACCCGCGTGAGGTCGTCGCACGGATCGTCGACGGCTCGGACTTCGACGAGTTCAAGCCGCTGTACGGGCCGAGCCTGGTGACGGGGTGGGCGTCGCTGCACGGCTATCCGGTGGGTGTGCTGGCCAACGCGCAGGGTGTGCTGTTCAGCGCGGAGTCGCAGAAGGCGGCGCAGTTCATCCAGCTCGCCAACCAGCGCGATGTGCCGCTGCTGTTCCTGCACAACACCACCGGCTACATGGTCGGCAAGGAGTACGAGCAGGGCGGCATCATCAAACACGGCGCGATGATGATCAACGCGGTGTCGAACTCGCGGGTCCCGCATCTGTCGGTGCTGATGGGCGCGTCGTACGGTGCCGGGCACTACGGCATGTGCGGGCGGGCGTACGACCCGCGGTTCCTCTTCGCCTGGCCGAGCAGCAAATCGGCGGTGATGGGCCCGCAGCAGCTTGCGGGTGTCCTGTCGATCGTGGCGCGGGCGTCGGCGGCGGCGAAGGGACAGCCCTACGACGACGAGGCGGACGCGGGGCTGCGGGCGATGGTGGAGCAGCAGATCGAGGCGGAGTCGCTGCCCCACTTCCTGTCGGGGCGCCTGTACGACGACGGGGTCATCGACCCGCGCGATACGCGGACCGTGCTCGGTCTGTGTCTGTCCGCGATCCATACGGCACCGGTCGAGGGCGCGCGCGGCGGCTTCGGCGTCTTCCGGATGTGA
- a CDS encoding acyclic terpene utilization AtuA family protein gives MLRIGNASGFYGDRFDAVRDMLTGGPLDVLTGDYLAELTMLILGRDRLKDPRLGYAKTFLKQLEEGLGLARERGVKIVANAGGLNPAGLADAVRELADRVGVPVNVAHVEGDDLLPRGGWGEDVLTANAYLGGAGIAACLRAGADVVVTGRVTDAALVTGPAAAHFGWGPEDYDALAGAVVAGHVLECGTQATGGNYAFFAGHDVRTLRRPGFPVAEIHADGTSVITKHDGTGGLVDVGTVTAQLLYETGGARYAGPDVTARLDTVRLAQDGADRVRISGVRGEAPPPTLKVGLNRLGGWRNEVVFVLTGLDIEAKAQLVQDQLDDALGKHRPAEVRWELARTERPDGDTEERASAYLRLVVRDSDPERVGRAVSGAAVELALGSYPGFHVTAPPGRGAPYGVFEAEYTDAAEVTHTAVLPDGQRVVVPTPVRKKEIEPVVDFDGLPVPLAAGPRRAAPLGLIAGARSGDKGGDANVGVWARSDDAWRWLAHELTVDRFRALLPETAGLSVVRHVLPNLRALNFVVEGILGEGVAAQARFDPQAKALGEWLRSRYVDIPEVLL, from the coding sequence ATGCTCCGCATCGGGAACGCCTCCGGCTTCTACGGCGACCGCTTCGATGCCGTACGCGACATGCTCACCGGCGGGCCGCTCGACGTACTGACCGGGGACTATCTCGCCGAGCTCACCATGCTCATCCTCGGCCGCGACCGGCTGAAGGACCCTCGCCTCGGCTACGCCAAGACGTTCCTCAAGCAGCTGGAGGAGGGCCTGGGACTCGCCCGGGAGCGGGGCGTGAAGATCGTCGCCAACGCGGGCGGGCTCAACCCGGCGGGCCTCGCCGACGCCGTACGCGAACTCGCGGACCGCGTCGGAGTGCCCGTGAACGTCGCCCATGTCGAGGGTGACGACCTGCTGCCGCGCGGCGGCTGGGGCGAGGACGTCCTCACCGCGAACGCGTACCTCGGCGGCGCCGGCATCGCCGCGTGTCTGCGCGCCGGTGCCGATGTGGTGGTCACCGGGCGGGTCACGGACGCCGCCCTGGTCACCGGGCCCGCGGCCGCGCACTTCGGCTGGGGGCCCGAGGACTACGACGCGCTCGCGGGAGCCGTGGTCGCCGGGCATGTACTGGAGTGCGGGACGCAGGCGACCGGCGGGAACTACGCGTTCTTCGCCGGACACGACGTACGGACCCTGCGCCGGCCCGGCTTCCCGGTCGCCGAGATCCACGCGGACGGCACCTCCGTCATCACCAAGCACGACGGCACCGGCGGGCTCGTGGACGTCGGGACGGTCACCGCGCAGCTGCTGTACGAGACCGGGGGCGCCCGGTACGCCGGACCTGATGTCACGGCCCGCCTCGACACCGTACGGCTGGCGCAGGACGGAGCCGACCGCGTACGGATCTCCGGCGTACGCGGCGAGGCGCCGCCGCCCACCCTCAAGGTCGGCCTCAACCGGCTCGGCGGCTGGCGCAACGAGGTCGTGTTCGTGCTCACCGGGCTCGACATCGAGGCCAAGGCGCAGCTGGTGCAGGACCAGTTGGACGACGCCCTCGGCAAGCACCGGCCCGCCGAGGTGCGATGGGAACTGGCCCGCACCGAGCGGCCCGACGGCGACACCGAGGAGCGGGCCAGCGCCTATCTGCGCCTCGTCGTGCGCGACAGCGACCCCGAGCGGGTCGGGCGCGCGGTGAGCGGCGCGGCCGTCGAGCTGGCGCTCGGCAGCTACCCCGGCTTCCATGTGACGGCTCCGCCCGGCAGGGGCGCGCCGTACGGCGTCTTCGAGGCCGAGTACACCGATGCGGCCGAGGTGACGCACACGGCCGTGCTGCCGGACGGGCAGAGGGTCGTGGTGCCGACTCCCGTACGTAAGAAAGAGATCGAGCCCGTCGTGGACTTCGACGGGCTGCCCGTGCCACTGGCCGCCGGGCCCCGCCGCGCCGCCCCCCTCGGACTGATCGCCGGTGCCCGCAGCGGCGACAAGGGCGGGGACGCCAACGTCGGCGTATGGGCCCGCTCCGACGACGCCTGGCGCTGGCTCGCCCACGAGCTCACCGTCGACCGCTTCCGCGCGCTCCTCCCGGAGACCGCCGGCCTGAGCGTCGTACGCCACGTCCTGCCGAACCTGCGCGCCCTGAACTTCGTCGTCGAGGGCATCCTCGGCGAGGGCGTCGCCGCGCAGGCCCGCTTCGACCCGCAGGCGAAGGCGCTCGGCGAATGGCTCCGCTCCCGGTACGTCGACATCCCGGAGGTACTGCTGTGA